The Streptomyces cathayae DNA segment GGTCACCAGGACCGTGCCGGAGACCGCCGTGAGCGCGGCCACAGCCCGTTCGAAACGCTCGGCCACCTCGTCGGGGTCGGTGCCGGGGCGGAGGATGTCGTTGCCGCCCGCACAGAAGGAGACCAGTGCGGGGGCCAGTTCGACGGCCCGCGGAACCTGGTCGGCCATGATCTGGTCGAGCAGTTTTCCGCGCACCGCGAGATTCGTGTACCGGAAGTCGCCTTCGGGGCGACGGTCGGCGAGAAGTACGGCGAACCGGTCGGCCCAGCCGACGAACGCCCCGTCCGGGCCGGGGTCGCCGACGCCCTCGGTGAAGCTGTCCCCCACCGCCACGTACGACCCGATCACTGATGTGCTGTCACTCTTCGAATCGTCTGCCACGAGGGGACATGATTCCCTTTCGAATGTGACCTACGCGACCGTAGGAAGGGGTTGACGCGCGGTGAGATAAGCCACTCCCGAAGCATTGCCCCGTTCCGGAATAGCCTTGGCGGAAAGAACGTTGAGGGGCCGAAACGCGCCGAAGGCCGGACCCCGGGGATCGGGGTCCGGCCTTCGGCGCGTGTCCGGCGGGTCGCCGCGGGGGTCAGACGATGGAGACGCCCTTCGCCCCGAGGTAGGCGACCGGGTCCACGTCCGAGCCGTAGTTCGGCGTGGTGCGGATCTCGAAGTGCAGGTGCGGGCCGGTCGAGTTGCCGGTGGACCCCGAGAGGCCGACCTGCTGGCCGCCGCTCACGGTCTGGCCGGCCGAGACGGACAGCGAGGACAGGTGGGCGTACTGGGCGTAGTGGCCGTCCTCGAGCTGGACGACGACCTGGTTGCCGTATGCACCGGCCCAGCCCGCGGAGACGACGGTGCCCGGGCCGACGGCCTTCAGGGAGGTGCCGGTCGGGATGGCGAAGTCGACACCCGTGTGGTAGCCGCTGGACCACATGCTGCCGGCCACCTTGTAGGCGGTGCCGAGGCCGCCACCGGGCACCGGCGAGCTGTAACCGGAGGTGTTCGCGGCCTGCTTCACGGTCGTGGCGTCGGAGGAGGCCTTCGGCGCGGACTTCTTCGGCGCGGAGGACGGAGCGGACGACGAGGGCAGCCCCAGGGAACCGGCGGGGCCGGAGGAGGGCGACTTCTTCGGCGTGCTCGTCGCGGCCTCGCCGTCGACCGAGAGCTTCAGACCGGGGTGGATGAGCGACGGGTCGTCACCCACGGCCTCCCGGTTGTCGGCGTAGAGCTGCTTCCAGCCGCCGTCGACGTTCTCGGACTCGGCGATCTTCGCCAGGTGGTCGCCGCTCTTCACGATGTACGTGCGGACGTCGCCGCTCCGGCCGCTGTCGGCCTTCTTGCCGTCAGCCTTCTCGCCGGCGACGGAGAACGACTGGACGGCCTTTTCCGGGGCCGCCTGCGCCGGGGCGGCGTTCGCGCCGGTGGCGCCGAGAAGCGGCAGGGCGAGCACGGCGCCACCGGCACCGGCGACGGCGATGGAACGAGTGAGACGCACAGCGCGGGAACGGCGGTGCTTACCCTTTGCGGGCATGACGAATTCCTCTCCGGCGCCTACGAGGTGAGCTGTCGGGTTCGGACTGGAGATGCCCGGCCGCGTCGGGACGCGGCTTAACCCCGAGCCTGTTCCGGAGACCGGAACAGGCAGTGATACCTGTGGGTCCCCCGCTCCTGCCGTACACGGGTCAGTGTGTGTGGGCTCCGGGCGGCGGCAGGATTAGGCGTCCGTCCGGATCGATGGCGAACGTAGGCGACCACGGCGCAAAGGGACAAGCGCGATGTTCGGAGCGAAGGCCCTTTTCCGTGATCCATTCACCTGAATTCCGTCACCCAGAGTCGCCCCGGATTTCCCGCACCCTCCGAATTCCCTTGCGGAACAACAGAATTACGCGAAGCACGGCGGCAACACATCGTCACCGATATGACGATGCTCACCACGCCCTCCCCACCCCCCTCCCTTTCGGGGCATTTCATGGCGAAATGCCTTAAACGGACAGAACGCCTTCAAGTACCCGATCGGGGACGTCCCGCTCCGGCCTGACGGCGGGACCGGAACGCCCCTGCCGACCGATCCGCGGACAACTCATTGCCCCCGGCAGGCATGTCGT contains these protein-coding regions:
- a CDS encoding M23 family metallopeptidase, which translates into the protein MPAKGKHRRSRAVRLTRSIAVAGAGGAVLALPLLGATGANAAPAQAAPEKAVQSFSVAGEKADGKKADSGRSGDVRTYIVKSGDHLAKIAESENVDGGWKQLYADNREAVGDDPSLIHPGLKLSVDGEAATSTPKKSPSSGPAGSLGLPSSSAPSSAPKKSAPKASSDATTVKQAANTSGYSSPVPGGGLGTAYKVAGSMWSSGYHTGVDFAIPTGTSLKAVGPGTVVSAGWAGAYGNQVVVQLEDGHYAQYAHLSSLSVSAGQTVSGGQQVGLSGSTGNSTGPHLHFEIRTTPNYGSDVDPVAYLGAKGVSIV